The Streptomyces capitiformicae genome contains the following window.
ACGAGCCGCGAGAGCCCCTTGCCCTCGCTGCCGACGACGATGACGACCGGCCCCTCCAGCGCCTCCAGCTCGCCCACCTCGACCTCGCCGTCGGCAGCCAGGCCGACCACGACGACGCCGGCCTTCTTGTACGACTCCAGCGCGCGCGTGAGGTTGGTGGCGCGGGCGACGGGCGTACGGGCGGCCGTACCGGCGGAGGTCTTCCACGCCCCGGCGGTCATCCCGGCGGCACGCCGCTCGGGCACGACGACCCCGTGACCGCCGAACGCGGACACGGATCGCACGACGGCGCCCAGGTTGCGTGGATCGGTGACGCCGTCGAGCGCGACGATCAGCGGATCCTCGCCCTCGTCGAACGCGGCCGCCACGAGGTCCTCGGGGTGCGCGTACTCGTACGGCGGCACCTGGAGGACGAGCCCCTGGTGGTTGAGCCCGTTCGTCATGCGGTCCAGCTCGGGCCGCGGCGCCTCCATGAGGTGGATGCCACCGCGCTCACCGGCGAGCTGCAACGCCTCCCGCACCCGCTCGTCGTTGTCGATGAACTGCTGGACGTAGAGCGTGGAGGCGGGCACGCCCTCGCGCAGCGCCTCGACGACCGGGTTGCGCCCGACGACCATCTCTGAGGTGCCCTTGCCACCCCGCCCGCGCGTCACGGGACGGCGCGCGGTCTGCTTCGCCTTCGCGGCGGCGATGCGGTTCTTCTTGTGGCCCTTGCGCATCTCGGCGGGCGGCGTCGGACCCTTGCCCTCCAGCCCCCTGCGTCGCTGGCCGCCACTGCCGACCTGCGCGCCCTTCTTGCCGGACATGCGGCGGTTGTTAGCGGCCATGACCTACCCGTCTGTGTGAAGCGTGCGTGTGTACGTAATGCAGTGTGCCGCC
Protein-coding sequences here:
- the rlmB gene encoding 23S rRNA (guanosine(2251)-2'-O)-methyltransferase RlmB, with translation MAANNRRMSGKKGAQVGSGGQRRRGLEGKGPTPPAEMRKGHKKNRIAAAKAKQTARRPVTRGRGGKGTSEMVVGRNPVVEALREGVPASTLYVQQFIDNDERVREALQLAGERGGIHLMEAPRPELDRMTNGLNHQGLVLQVPPYEYAHPEDLVAAAFDEGEDPLIVALDGVTDPRNLGAVVRSVSAFGGHGVVVPERRAAGMTAGAWKTSAGTAARTPVARATNLTRALESYKKAGVVVVGLAADGEVEVGELEALEGPVVIVVGSEGKGLSRLVGETCDFRVRIPMPGGAESLNAGVAAGVVLYEAARRRS